In Virgibacillus proomii, a single window of DNA contains:
- a CDS encoding phage major tail protein, TP901-1 family, protein MAEMQQGKNKILMFRLLKDQSKEAAKLVFQTEHTFSYSRELDKIITKDGAVVKVGELETEVSIDAIQAKDDPVSDMLQTSVLKGEKLELWEVTVDEELKDQEGKYPAVYCQGYLDSWEPTASAEDESAVSSNFIVELEPQFGMATLTEEQQEAVQYAFKDTVAEATP, encoded by the coding sequence TGTTGAAAGATCAGTCAAAAGAAGCTGCAAAACTAGTATTCCAGACTGAACATACGTTCTCTTATTCGAGAGAATTAGATAAAATAATTACTAAAGATGGTGCTGTTGTAAAGGTTGGAGAATTAGAAACAGAGGTATCCATTGACGCCATCCAAGCTAAAGATGATCCTGTTAGCGATATGTTACAAACATCTGTACTTAAAGGTGAAAAGCTTGAATTATGGGAAGTAACGGTAGATGAGGAACTAAAAGATCAAGAGGGTAAGTACCCCGCTGTATATTGCCAAGGCTATTTGGATAGCTGGGAGCCAACAGCATCGGCAGAGGATGAATCTGCTGTGTCATCTAACTTCATCGTTGAATTGGAACCGCAATTCGGTATGGCGACTTTAACGGAAGAACAGCAAGAAGCTGTTCAATATGCATTTAAAGACACAGTGGCAGAAGCGACACCCTAA